From a region of the Synechococcus sp. MW101C3 genome:
- a CDS encoding efflux RND transporter permease subunit — protein sequence MSVSDPFLRRPVLTLVVTLLILLAGLISLPALQVENLPPIAPIRVIVRASYPGGGATVVEQGVTTPLEQQLNGLERLESIRSTSSANGSAITLTFDGGNAELNQINAQNEAALVNRQLPPQVARLGVQVRRSSDDLLMVLSFSAQRGLYAPSFLSGWIDQQLKDRLQRVPGVGNVTISGGGQLAFRLWLDPAALEQRQLTISDVERAVVGQNVLAALGQVGDAPSPAGQLTTLPLEMEGRLRSVQELESLVVSRSANGGVVLLSDVGRASLEPESFDNSARNLEGNTTVVVQIFQRDGSNALQVSKAVNAALAELAPSFPPGIALQQIVDVADSVRESIDLTWASLREAVLLVLIVLLLSLGNTRLAIVTAVAVPVSLIGSLTILRLAGSSINTLTLFGMVLATGILVDDAIVVSEDIGRRLELGETPLQAARNAMNELAGAVIATSLVLVVVFLPVLALPGSVGRLYQPIAITISATILLSTVNALTFTPVAASWLLVHGWKEPHWLLKILDRPQRWLDRLRRLYGEALQHCFRWRRLILVGLAAGLVLAVWGLGQLPTAFIPQEDDGQVRGVVVLPGGSSLESTETVLEKVRQIVVQQEPAVRVGTFNAGRSFGDSAANRGTFFLRLKPLAERGSGREMSNEAVARRLGRILRERLPEASVQVSVPPSVRGFSGEGGLEMELLDISGGRMSLADFEREVRDFIAAANTTDAFERVSTRFSADSPLLRLRPDRLRMASLGVDLETVVSTLGASFGSSYVNDSFEGDRVRRVVVQLDGADRSTAENVLALKIRSAGGALIPLREIVQLEQASGPVAINHSRLRRAITVQAVPRAGVSTGQAIAMLEQVHQARPNLTTDLEWVGLAREERQSGGRAWLVFAFGVAVMALVLAALYENFIDPLIILITVPLALVGAVVGLASRGNFLDIYAQMGMLVLVSLAAKNGILIVEFANQRMAEGNGLRESVEEAALSRLRPILLTALASLASILPLLLAGGSGAAGRASMTSISTVLFYGQLVATVLTLFVVPVVYVEVKMLEGRH from the coding sequence ATGTCGGTGTCTGATCCGTTTCTGCGCCGGCCGGTGCTCACCCTGGTGGTGACCCTGCTGATCCTGCTGGCCGGGCTGATCAGCCTGCCGGCATTGCAAGTGGAGAACCTGCCGCCGATCGCGCCAATCCGCGTGATCGTCCGCGCCAGTTATCCCGGCGGTGGAGCAACGGTGGTTGAACAGGGTGTCACCACTCCTCTGGAGCAGCAGCTCAATGGCCTAGAGCGACTGGAGAGCATCCGCTCCACCAGCTCTGCGAATGGCAGCGCAATCACCCTCACCTTCGATGGCGGTAACGCGGAGCTCAACCAGATCAATGCCCAGAACGAAGCAGCTCTGGTTAACAGGCAGCTGCCGCCCCAGGTGGCCCGTCTGGGGGTTCAGGTACGGCGCAGCTCTGACGATCTGCTGATGGTGCTGAGTTTCAGCGCACAGCGAGGCCTTTATGCACCATCCTTCCTCAGCGGCTGGATCGACCAACAGCTCAAGGACCGGCTGCAGCGTGTGCCGGGTGTCGGCAATGTCACCATCTCCGGTGGAGGGCAGCTCGCCTTCCGCCTCTGGCTCGATCCAGCGGCACTGGAGCAGCGCCAGCTGACGATCAGCGATGTTGAACGGGCAGTGGTCGGCCAGAATGTTCTGGCAGCCCTCGGCCAGGTGGGCGACGCCCCCAGTCCAGCCGGCCAGCTGACGACCCTACCCCTGGAGATGGAGGGCCGCCTGCGCAGCGTGCAGGAGCTGGAGTCGCTGGTGGTCAGCCGGTCGGCCAACGGCGGGGTGGTGCTGCTGAGCGACGTGGGGCGCGCCAGCCTTGAGCCCGAGAGTTTCGACAACTCCGCCCGGAATCTGGAAGGAAACACCACGGTGGTGGTTCAGATCTTCCAGAGGGACGGCAGCAATGCGCTGCAAGTGAGCAAAGCCGTGAATGCGGCACTGGCGGAACTGGCGCCCAGCTTTCCGCCTGGCATCGCCTTGCAGCAGATCGTGGATGTGGCCGACAGCGTTCGAGAAAGCATCGATCTCACCTGGGCGAGTCTGCGGGAGGCGGTGCTGCTCGTCCTTATCGTCCTGCTGCTCTCGCTCGGCAACACCCGGCTGGCCATCGTCACCGCCGTGGCAGTGCCGGTGTCCTTGATCGGAAGCCTCACGATCCTGAGGCTTGCCGGCAGCTCGATCAATACCCTCACGCTGTTCGGCATGGTGCTGGCCACAGGGATCCTTGTGGACGACGCCATCGTTGTGAGCGAGGACATCGGTCGCCGGCTGGAGCTGGGGGAAACACCGCTGCAGGCTGCGCGGAACGCCATGAACGAACTGGCCGGGGCGGTGATCGCCACGTCGCTGGTGCTCGTTGTGGTGTTTCTGCCGGTGTTGGCGCTGCCCGGCAGTGTTGGCCGGCTCTACCAGCCCATCGCCATCACGATCAGCGCCACGATTCTCCTCTCCACGGTCAACGCGCTTACGTTCACGCCTGTAGCAGCGAGCTGGCTCCTCGTTCACGGCTGGAAGGAACCCCACTGGCTGCTGAAGATCCTTGATCGTCCCCAGCGATGGCTCGACAGGCTGCGGCGTCTCTATGGCGAAGCACTGCAGCATTGCTTCCGCTGGCGCCGGCTGATCCTGGTTGGGCTGGCGGCAGGCCTGGTCCTGGCAGTGTGGGGCCTGGGTCAGTTGCCCACCGCCTTCATTCCCCAGGAGGACGACGGTCAGGTACGCGGCGTGGTGGTGTTGCCCGGCGGCTCCTCCCTGGAAAGCACCGAGACGGTGCTGGAAAAAGTGAGGCAAATCGTCGTGCAACAAGAGCCTGCCGTCCGCGTGGGGACGTTCAATGCAGGCCGCTCCTTCGGCGACAGTGCCGCGAACCGGGGCACCTTCTTCCTGCGGCTCAAGCCCCTGGCAGAGAGAGGATCAGGCCGGGAGATGAGCAATGAAGCCGTCGCTCGACGGCTCGGAAGGATTCTGAGAGAACGCCTGCCGGAAGCATCTGTGCAAGTAAGCGTTCCACCTTCCGTGCGGGGCTTCAGCGGCGAAGGAGGCCTGGAGATGGAGCTCCTTGACATCAGCGGCGGCCGTATGAGCCTGGCAGATTTCGAGCGCGAGGTACGTGATTTCATCGCCGCTGCCAACACCACCGACGCCTTTGAGCGGGTAAGCACCCGCTTCAGCGCCGATTCCCCCCTGCTGCGACTGCGGCCGGATCGACTGCGAATGGCATCGCTCGGGGTTGATCTGGAAACGGTGGTGTCCACCCTGGGAGCCAGCTTCGGCAGCAGCTACGTCAACGACAGCTTTGAGGGCGACCGGGTGCGGCGTGTGGTCGTGCAGCTGGATGGCGCAGACCGAAGCACGGCGGAGAACGTGTTGGCCCTGAAAATCCGCAGTGCCGGCGGGGCACTGATACCGCTGCGGGAAATCGTGCAGCTGGAGCAAGCAAGTGGCCCGGTGGCGATCAACCACAGCCGCCTGAGACGGGCGATCACCGTTCAGGCTGTGCCCAGGGCAGGAGTCAGCACCGGCCAAGCCATCGCCATGCTGGAGCAGGTGCATCAGGCGCGTCCCAACCTCACCACTGACCTCGAGTGGGTGGGACTGGCCCGCGAGGAACGCCAGTCAGGCGGAAGGGCCTGGCTGGTGTTTGCATTCGGTGTGGCCGTCATGGCGTTGGTGTTGGCCGCCCTCTACGAGAACTTCATCGATCCTCTGATCATTCTGATCACTGTTCCCCTTGCCTTGGTCGGAGCGGTGGTTGGTCTGGCAAGCAGGGGCAACTTTCTTGATATCTACGCTCAGATGGGGATGTTGGTATTGGTGAGCCTTGCCGCCAAGAACGGCATTCTGATTGTCGAGTTCGCCAACCAAAGGATGGCGGAAGGGAATGGACTGCGGGAGTCGGTGGAGGAAGCCGCCCTGAGCCGCCTGCGGCCGATCCTGCTCACTGCTCTGGCATCACTGGCCAGCATCCTGCCGCTCTTGCTGGCAGGGGGCAGCGGGGCCGCAGGACGGGCCAGCATGACCAGCATCAGCACAGTTCTCTTCTACGGCCAGTTGGTAGCCACAGTTCTCACGTTGTTTGTCGTGCCGGTGGTGTACGTCGAAGTGAAGATGCTCGAAGGTCGGCACTGA
- the psaB gene encoding photosystem I core protein PsaB has translation MATKFPSFSQGLAQDPTTRRIWYGIATAHDFESHDGMTEEKLYQKLFSTHFGHLAIIGLWVSGNLFHIAWQGNFEQWVADPLHVRPIAHAIWDPHFGQGAITAFTQAGATSPVNIAYSGLYHWWYTIGMKTNAELYQGSIFMMILSAWALFAGWLHLQPKFRPSLAWFKNAESRLNHHLAVLFGFSSIAWTGHLVHVAIPEARGQHVGWDNFLNVLPHPAGLAPFFTGNWGVYAENPDTVNQVFGTAEGSGTAILTFLGGFHPQTEALWLTDIAHHHLAIGCIFVIAGHMYRTNFGIGHSIREILDAHNPPKGTPGDLGAGHKGLYDTVNNSLHFQLGLALASLGVVTSLVAQHMYAMPSYAFIAKDYTTQAALYTHHQYIAIFLMVGAFAHGAIFFIRDYDPEANKNNVLARMLDHKEALISHLSWVSLFLGFHTLGLYVHNDVVVAFGTPEKQILVEPVFAQFVQAASGKAMYGMDVLLSNPSSAASLASANIPGDHFWLDAINGNTDVFLPIGPGDFLVHHAIALGLHTTTLILVKGALDARGSKLMPDKKDFGYSFPCDGPGRGGTCDISAWDAFYLSVFWALNTVGWVTFYWHWKHLAIWQGNVAQFNESSTYLMGWFRDYLWLNSSQLINGYNPFGSNNLAVWSWMFLFGHLVWATGFMFLISWRGYWQELIETIVWAHQRTPLANLVGWRDKPVALSIVQARVVGLAHFSVGYVLTYAAFLIASTSGKFG, from the coding sequence ATGGCAACGAAATTTCCTTCGTTCAGCCAGGGTCTGGCACAGGACCCGACGACCCGCCGTATCTGGTACGGCATCGCCACGGCTCACGACTTCGAGAGCCATGACGGGATGACCGAGGAGAAGCTTTACCAGAAGCTCTTCTCCACCCACTTCGGTCATCTGGCCATCATTGGCCTCTGGGTTTCCGGCAACCTGTTCCATATCGCCTGGCAGGGCAACTTCGAGCAGTGGGTCGCCGATCCGCTGCATGTCCGTCCCATCGCTCACGCGATCTGGGATCCTCACTTCGGCCAAGGGGCCATCACCGCCTTCACTCAGGCGGGTGCCACCTCTCCGGTGAACATCGCTTATTCCGGCCTGTACCACTGGTGGTACACGATCGGAATGAAGACCAACGCCGAGCTTTATCAGGGTTCCATCTTCATGATGATCCTGTCGGCCTGGGCCCTGTTCGCTGGCTGGCTTCACCTTCAGCCCAAGTTCCGGCCTTCCCTGGCCTGGTTCAAGAACGCTGAATCCCGTCTGAACCACCACCTGGCTGTTCTGTTCGGCTTCAGCTCCATCGCCTGGACCGGTCACCTGGTCCACGTGGCGATTCCCGAAGCCCGCGGTCAGCACGTCGGCTGGGACAACTTCCTCAACGTGCTGCCCCACCCCGCCGGTCTTGCTCCGTTCTTCACCGGCAACTGGGGTGTGTATGCCGAGAACCCCGACACCGTCAACCAGGTGTTCGGTACTGCTGAGGGATCCGGCACCGCGATCCTCACCTTCCTGGGTGGCTTCCACCCCCAGACTGAGGCGCTCTGGCTCACGGACATTGCCCATCACCATCTGGCGATCGGCTGCATCTTCGTGATCGCCGGTCACATGTACCGGACCAACTTCGGAATCGGTCACTCGATCCGCGAGATCCTTGATGCTCACAACCCCCCCAAGGGCACCCCTGGTGACCTCGGTGCTGGGCACAAGGGCCTCTACGACACCGTCAACAACTCGCTCCACTTCCAGCTCGGCCTGGCCCTGGCTTCGCTGGGTGTGGTCACGAGCCTGGTGGCGCAGCACATGTATGCCATGCCGTCCTATGCGTTCATCGCCAAGGACTACACGACTCAGGCTGCTCTCTATACCCACCACCAGTACATCGCCATCTTCCTGATGGTCGGTGCCTTCGCTCACGGTGCGATCTTCTTCATTCGTGATTACGACCCCGAAGCCAACAAGAACAATGTTCTGGCTCGGATGCTTGATCACAAGGAAGCTCTGATCAGCCACCTCAGCTGGGTCTCCCTGTTCCTCGGTTTCCACACCCTCGGCCTCTACGTCCACAACGACGTGGTCGTGGCGTTCGGAACCCCCGAGAAGCAGATCCTGGTGGAGCCCGTGTTTGCTCAGTTCGTGCAGGCTGCCTCCGGCAAAGCCATGTACGGAATGGATGTGCTGCTCTCGAACCCCAGCAGTGCCGCCAGCCTGGCTTCGGCCAACATCCCTGGTGATCACTTCTGGCTCGATGCCATCAACGGCAACACCGATGTGTTCCTGCCCATCGGCCCTGGCGACTTCCTTGTGCACCACGCCATCGCGCTTGGCCTGCACACCACCACCTTGATCCTGGTCAAAGGTGCTCTGGACGCCCGTGGTTCCAAGCTGATGCCCGATAAAAAGGACTTCGGCTACTCCTTCCCCTGCGACGGCCCCGGCCGTGGCGGCACCTGTGACATCTCTGCTTGGGACGCCTTCTACCTGTCGGTGTTCTGGGCTCTGAACACGGTGGGTTGGGTCACCTTCTACTGGCACTGGAAGCACCTGGCCATCTGGCAGGGCAACGTGGCTCAGTTCAACGAATCCAGCACCTATCTGATGGGCTGGTTCCGCGACTACCTCTGGCTCAACAGCTCCCAGCTGATCAACGGGTACAACCCGTTCGGATCGAACAACCTGGCCGTCTGGTCCTGGATGTTCCTCTTCGGTCACCTGGTGTGGGCCACCGGTTTCATGTTCCTGATCTCCTGGCGCGGTTACTGGCAGGAGCTGATCGAAACCATCGTCTGGGCACACCAGCGCACCCCGCTCGCCAACCTGGTGGGCTGGCGTGACAAGCCCGTCGCTCTCTCGATCGTTCAGGCCCGTGTGGTCGGTCTGGCGCACTTCTCCGTTGGCTACGTGCTCACATACGCAGCCTTCTTGATCGCATCCACCTCCGGCAAATTCGGCTGA
- the psaA gene encoding photosystem I core protein PsaA, whose product MTISPPERGKTAKAMVDRNPVPVDFDVLGKPGHFDRTLAKGPKTTTWVWNLHANAHDFDSHTSDLEEVSRKIFSAHFGHLAVIFIWLSGAFYHGARFSNYTGWLADPLHVKPSAQVVWPIFGQEILNADVGAGFHGIQITSGLFHVWRAWGFTSEFQLLCTAIGALVMAGLMLNAGVFHYHKAAPKLEWFQNVESMLNHHLAGLLGLGSLSWTGHLLHVSLPTTALMDAMDAGKPLVLNGKTIASVADIPLPHEFLNQDLIAQLFPGFGAGLSAFFTGNWAAYSDFLTFKGGLNPVTGSLWMTDIAHHHLAIAVLFIVAGHQYRTNWGIGHSIKEILEGQKGDPLLFPAPKGHDGLFEFMTTSWHAQLAVNLALFGSLTIIVAHHMYSMPPYPYIGIDYATQLSLFTHHMWIGGFLVVGAGAHAAIALIRDYDPAQHIDNVLDRVLKARDALISHLNWVCIWLGFHSFGLYIHNDTMRALGRPQDMFSDTAIQLKPIFAQWIQGLHAAAAGTTAPNALAGVSEVFNGAVVAVGGKVAAGPIPLGTADFMVHHIHAFTIHVTVLILLKGVLYSRSSRLIPDKANLGFRFPCDGPGRGGTCQVSAWDHVFLGLFWMYNSISIVIFHFSWKMQSDVWGTVNADGSVQHITNGNFAQSAITINGWLRDFLWAQAAQVINSYGTSSSAYGLMFLGAHFVWAFSLMFLFSGRGYWQELIESIVWAHNKLKVAPAIQPRALSITQGRAVGVAHYLLGGIATTWAFFLSRLIAVG is encoded by the coding sequence ATGACCATCAGCCCACCAGAGCGTGGGAAAACGGCGAAGGCCATGGTTGACCGGAACCCCGTTCCCGTCGACTTCGATGTTCTCGGTAAGCCCGGGCACTTCGATCGCACCCTCGCCAAAGGTCCCAAAACCACCACCTGGGTTTGGAACCTCCACGCCAACGCTCACGATTTCGACAGCCACACGAGCGACCTTGAAGAGGTCTCCCGGAAGATCTTCAGCGCTCACTTCGGCCATCTGGCCGTCATCTTCATCTGGCTGAGCGGCGCCTTCTATCACGGTGCCCGCTTCTCCAACTACACCGGCTGGCTGGCCGACCCCCTGCACGTCAAACCGAGTGCTCAGGTGGTCTGGCCCATTTTCGGCCAGGAAATTCTCAACGCCGATGTGGGCGCCGGCTTCCACGGCATCCAGATCACCTCAGGTCTTTTCCACGTGTGGAGAGCCTGGGGTTTCACCAGTGAGTTCCAGTTGCTCTGCACGGCAATCGGCGCCCTGGTGATGGCCGGTCTGATGCTCAACGCCGGTGTCTTCCACTACCACAAGGCAGCCCCCAAGCTGGAGTGGTTCCAGAACGTTGAGTCGATGCTCAACCACCATCTGGCCGGTCTGCTCGGGCTGGGGTCCCTGTCCTGGACGGGTCACCTCCTGCACGTGTCCCTGCCGACCACGGCCCTGATGGATGCCATGGATGCCGGCAAGCCGCTGGTGCTCAATGGCAAGACCATCGCCTCGGTGGCGGACATTCCCCTCCCCCACGAATTCCTCAACCAGGACCTGATCGCTCAGCTGTTCCCCGGTTTCGGAGCGGGCCTTTCCGCCTTCTTCACGGGCAACTGGGCCGCCTACAGCGATTTCCTCACCTTCAAAGGTGGGTTGAATCCCGTCACGGGCAGCCTCTGGATGACCGACATCGCGCATCACCACCTGGCGATCGCTGTCCTGTTCATCGTTGCCGGCCACCAGTACCGCACCAACTGGGGCATCGGCCACAGCATCAAGGAGATCCTTGAGGGTCAGAAGGGCGATCCCCTGCTGTTCCCCGCACCCAAGGGTCACGACGGCCTGTTCGAGTTCATGACCACCTCCTGGCATGCCCAGTTGGCGGTCAACCTCGCGCTGTTCGGTTCGCTCACGATCATCGTGGCGCACCACATGTATTCGATGCCCCCCTATCCCTACATCGGCATCGACTACGCCACCCAGCTCTCGCTGTTCACGCATCACATGTGGATCGGCGGATTCCTGGTGGTGGGTGCTGGCGCTCACGCGGCCATTGCCCTGATCCGTGACTACGACCCTGCCCAGCACATCGATAACGTGCTCGACCGGGTTCTGAAAGCTCGTGATGCCCTGATCAGCCACCTCAACTGGGTGTGCATCTGGCTTGGCTTCCACAGCTTCGGCCTCTATATCCACAACGACACCATGCGTGCCCTGGGCCGTCCCCAGGACATGTTCAGTGACACCGCCATTCAGCTGAAGCCCATCTTCGCTCAATGGATTCAGGGCCTGCACGCCGCTGCAGCCGGTACCACTGCGCCCAACGCGCTGGCCGGTGTGAGCGAAGTGTTCAATGGCGCTGTTGTTGCTGTGGGTGGCAAGGTGGCTGCCGGCCCGATCCCCCTGGGAACGGCCGACTTCATGGTCCACCACATCCACGCCTTCACGATCCACGTCACCGTGCTGATCCTGCTGAAGGGTGTGCTTTACAGCCGCAGCTCCAGGCTCATCCCCGATAAGGCGAACCTGGGCTTCCGCTTCCCCTGCGACGGCCCCGGCCGTGGCGGTACCTGCCAGGTTTCGGCTTGGGACCATGTGTTCCTCGGCCTCTTCTGGATGTACAACTCCATCTCGATCGTGATCTTCCACTTCAGCTGGAAGATGCAGAGCGATGTGTGGGGCACGGTGAATGCGGACGGCAGCGTTCAGCACATCACCAATGGCAACTTCGCTCAGAGCGCCATCACCATCAATGGCTGGTTGCGCGATTTCCTCTGGGCGCAGGCCGCTCAGGTCATCAACAGCTACGGCACCTCTTCCAGTGCTTATGGCCTGATGTTCCTGGGTGCTCACTTCGTCTGGGCTTTCAGCCTGATGTTCCTGTTCAGCGGCCGCGGCTACTGGCAAGAGCTGATTGAGTCCATCGTCTGGGCTCACAACAAGCTGAAAGTGGCTCCGGCCATCCAGCCACGTGCTCTGAGCATCACTCAGGGTCGTGCCGTGGGCGTTGCTCACTACCTTCTGGGCGGTATCGCTACCACCTGGGCCTTCTTCCTGTCCCGACTCATCGCGGTCGGCTGA